The following coding sequences lie in one Micropterus dolomieu isolate WLL.071019.BEF.003 ecotype Adirondacks linkage group LG15, ASM2129224v1, whole genome shotgun sequence genomic window:
- the znhit2 gene encoding zinc finger HIT domain-containing protein 2 isoform X2, translated as MILRTNVKRWCKNWKVSSFELETSQLSLPFSFNICPVCPLMNPFIRRRLPPSVRSLLTDIGPKTEWTDTEADTVNRDGILLPSRGAASAQEEFLTPAETQGEEAAVDVSNTRSAVCMLCKCKPSCYTCPRCNLHYCGLACYQSPDHSVCSEEFYKESVLQELKDMGKTESEGRKKMQEVLLGLRQKAERTDGGMESLLKEAGIVTYDTDEGEGEAAEKVRIVELLSRLAELQQSGEGSETEIEAILRKLEEVGGGEVLPGDVDQDAGCAKGELDLADRLSGLDIDKLSEEELWELLNSKEKEMFMGLMKGGALGGLVPLWKPWWEEHEEEVSKLERENSTTVDERDVDNIAETAQEVVQSRGKSAMKLRKIKGNRKETSKGKENSSVPSVPPISAKIQKLSSLCANPSPLVCYGLVNALFGYTFTLCLYNGDTDSLMFEFCDMILALSEALNSSRVFNSVQEALDCGESLILGGGYLDKEDHLAPARAVEAVAHIMTGRDRKNATGYCLAALSQLRSLLSRARTALSKEGEDGTRRQKYFLASKKCEFFQAWVLDNAQQIRRLAIDLWNEHTKRESVRSSMEKAKTVVEENLKKGKTKGNSKLIEELN; from the exons ATGATTCTCAGAACAAACGTGAAACGTTGGTGTAAAAACTGGAAA GTTTCCTCTTTTGAACTTGAGACCTCACaactttctcttcctttttcatTCAACATCTGTCCAGTTTGCCCGCTAATGAATCCATTTATTAGACGGAGACTTCCTCCGTCTGTGAGGAGCCTTCTGACGGATATCGGCCCGAAGACGGAGTGGACTGACACAGAGGCCGACACAGTGAACAGAGATGGGATTTTGCTCCCGTCCAGAGGAGCTGCTTCTGCACAAGAGGAGTTTCTCACGCCAGCCGAGACACAAGGGGAAGAGGCTGCAGTGGATGTTAGTAACACCAGGAGTGCAGTCTGCATGCTGTGTAAATGTAAGCCCTCTTGTTACACCTGCCCTCGATGTAACCTGCATTACTGTGGCTTGGCTTGCTACCAGAGCCCCGATCACTCTGTGTGCTCTGAGGAGTTTTACAAGGAGTCTGTTCTACAGGAGCTGAAGGATATGGGGAAAACAGAAAGTGAGGGGAGAAAGAAAATGCAGGAGGTTCTTTTGGGACTCAGACAAAAGGCGGAAAGGACAGATGGGGGCATGGAAAGCTTGTTAAAAGAAGCGGGTATTGTGACCTATGACACAGACGAAGGGGAAGGAGAGGCAGCAGAGAAAGTGCGGATTGTGGAGCTCCTGTCCAGGTTAGCAGAGCTTCAACAGTCTGGAGAAGGGAGTGAAACAGAGATTGAGGCTATTTTGAGGAAACTCGAAGAAGTTGGAGGAGGGGAGGTGCTGCCTGGAGATGTGGATCAGGATGCGGGATGTGCAAAAGGAGAGCTGGACTTGGCTGATCGGCTCTCAGGGCTGGATATTGACAAACTTTCTGAAGAGGAGCTGTGGGAACTTCTTAACAgtaaagagaaagagatgttTATGGGTCTGATGAAGGGTGGAGCTCTTGGCGGGCTGGTTCCCTTGTGGAAGCCGTGGTGGGAGGAGCA TGAGGAGGAAGTGAGCAAACTGGAGAGAGAAAATTCAACAACTGTGGATGAACGGGACGTTGATAACATAGCCGAGACAGCACAAGAAGTGGTTCAGAGTCGGGGCAAATCAGCTATGAAGCTGAGAAAGATTAAAGGAAACAGAAAGGAAACAAGCAAAGGCAAGGAGAATTCATCCGTTCCCAGTGTCCCTCCAATATCTGCCAAAATTCAAAAGTTGAGTTCCTTGTGTGCGAATCCATCTCCCCTGGTGTGCTATGGTTTGGTCAATGCACTTTTTGGCTACACCTTCACCCTGTGCCTGTATAATGGTGACACTGATTCACTGATGTTTGAGTTCTGTGACATGATTCTTGCTCTGTCTGAGGCACTAAACTCAAGCAGGGTGTTCAACTCTGTCCAAGAGGCCTTAGACTGTGGAGAAAGTCTCATTTTGGGTGGAGGTTACCTCGACAAGGAGGACCATCTTGCCCCAGCCAGGGCGGTTGAAGCCGTGGCTCACATCATGACcggcagagacagaaagaatgCCACAGGATACTGCCTGGCCGCCTTGAGTCAGCTTCGTTCATTGCTCTCCCGAGCCAGAACAGCACTGTCAAAAGAAGGCGAGGATGGGACAAGGAGACAGAAGTACTTCCTTGCAAGCAAGAAGTGTGAATTCTTTCAAGCCTGGGTGTTGGACAATGCACAGCAGATTCGTAGACTAGCTATTGACTTGTGGAATGAACACACTAAAAGAGAGAGTGTAAGGAGTAGCATGGAGAAAGCAAAGACTGTGGTTGAGGAGAACTTGAAGAAAGGAAAGACCAAAGGGAATAGTAAGTTAATTGAAGAACTGAACTAA
- the znhit2 gene encoding zinc finger HIT domain-containing protein 2 isoform X1: MILRTNVKRWCKNWKVSSFELETSQLSLPFSFNICPVCPLMNPFIRRRLPPSVRSLLTDIGPKTEWTDTEADTVNRDGILLPSRGAASAQEEFLTPAETQGEEAAVDVSNTRSAVCMLCKCKPSCYTCPRCNLHYCGLACYQSPDHSVCSEEFYKESVLQELKDMGKTESEGRKKMQEVLLGLRQKAERTDGGMESLLKEAGIVTYDTDEGEGEAAEKVRIVELLSRLAELQQSGEGSETEIEAILRKLEEVGGGEVLPGDVDQDAGCAKGELDLADRLSGLDIDKLSEEELWELLNSKEKEMFMGLMKGGALGGLVPLWKPWWEEHDEGGRALVEVLEEEVSKLERENSTTVDERDVDNIAETAQEVVQSRGKSAMKLRKIKGNRKETSKGKENSSVPSVPPISAKIQKLSSLCANPSPLVCYGLVNALFGYTFTLCLYNGDTDSLMFEFCDMILALSEALNSSRVFNSVQEALDCGESLILGGGYLDKEDHLAPARAVEAVAHIMTGRDRKNATGYCLAALSQLRSLLSRARTALSKEGEDGTRRQKYFLASKKCEFFQAWVLDNAQQIRRLAIDLWNEHTKRESVRSSMEKAKTVVEENLKKGKTKGNSKLIEELN, from the exons ATGATTCTCAGAACAAACGTGAAACGTTGGTGTAAAAACTGGAAA GTTTCCTCTTTTGAACTTGAGACCTCACaactttctcttcctttttcatTCAACATCTGTCCAGTTTGCCCGCTAATGAATCCATTTATTAGACGGAGACTTCCTCCGTCTGTGAGGAGCCTTCTGACGGATATCGGCCCGAAGACGGAGTGGACTGACACAGAGGCCGACACAGTGAACAGAGATGGGATTTTGCTCCCGTCCAGAGGAGCTGCTTCTGCACAAGAGGAGTTTCTCACGCCAGCCGAGACACAAGGGGAAGAGGCTGCAGTGGATGTTAGTAACACCAGGAGTGCAGTCTGCATGCTGTGTAAATGTAAGCCCTCTTGTTACACCTGCCCTCGATGTAACCTGCATTACTGTGGCTTGGCTTGCTACCAGAGCCCCGATCACTCTGTGTGCTCTGAGGAGTTTTACAAGGAGTCTGTTCTACAGGAGCTGAAGGATATGGGGAAAACAGAAAGTGAGGGGAGAAAGAAAATGCAGGAGGTTCTTTTGGGACTCAGACAAAAGGCGGAAAGGACAGATGGGGGCATGGAAAGCTTGTTAAAAGAAGCGGGTATTGTGACCTATGACACAGACGAAGGGGAAGGAGAGGCAGCAGAGAAAGTGCGGATTGTGGAGCTCCTGTCCAGGTTAGCAGAGCTTCAACAGTCTGGAGAAGGGAGTGAAACAGAGATTGAGGCTATTTTGAGGAAACTCGAAGAAGTTGGAGGAGGGGAGGTGCTGCCTGGAGATGTGGATCAGGATGCGGGATGTGCAAAAGGAGAGCTGGACTTGGCTGATCGGCTCTCAGGGCTGGATATTGACAAACTTTCTGAAGAGGAGCTGTGGGAACTTCTTAACAgtaaagagaaagagatgttTATGGGTCTGATGAAGGGTGGAGCTCTTGGCGGGCTGGTTCCCTTGTGGAAGCCGTGGTGGGAGGAGCATGACGAGGGAGGTAGAGCGCTGGTGGAGGTGCTTGAGGAGGAAGTGAGCAAACTGGAGAGAGAAAATTCAACAACTGTGGATGAACGGGACGTTGATAACATAGCCGAGACAGCACAAGAAGTGGTTCAGAGTCGGGGCAAATCAGCTATGAAGCTGAGAAAGATTAAAGGAAACAGAAAGGAAACAAGCAAAGGCAAGGAGAATTCATCCGTTCCCAGTGTCCCTCCAATATCTGCCAAAATTCAAAAGTTGAGTTCCTTGTGTGCGAATCCATCTCCCCTGGTGTGCTATGGTTTGGTCAATGCACTTTTTGGCTACACCTTCACCCTGTGCCTGTATAATGGTGACACTGATTCACTGATGTTTGAGTTCTGTGACATGATTCTTGCTCTGTCTGAGGCACTAAACTCAAGCAGGGTGTTCAACTCTGTCCAAGAGGCCTTAGACTGTGGAGAAAGTCTCATTTTGGGTGGAGGTTACCTCGACAAGGAGGACCATCTTGCCCCAGCCAGGGCGGTTGAAGCCGTGGCTCACATCATGACcggcagagacagaaagaatgCCACAGGATACTGCCTGGCCGCCTTGAGTCAGCTTCGTTCATTGCTCTCCCGAGCCAGAACAGCACTGTCAAAAGAAGGCGAGGATGGGACAAGGAGACAGAAGTACTTCCTTGCAAGCAAGAAGTGTGAATTCTTTCAAGCCTGGGTGTTGGACAATGCACAGCAGATTCGTAGACTAGCTATTGACTTGTGGAATGAACACACTAAAAGAGAGAGTGTAAGGAGTAGCATGGAGAAAGCAAAGACTGTGGTTGAGGAGAACTTGAAGAAAGGAAAGACCAAAGGGAATAGTAAGTTAATTGAAGAACTGAACTAA
- the znhit2 gene encoding zinc finger HIT domain-containing protein 2 isoform X3 yields the protein MNPFIRRRLPPSVRSLLTDIGPKTEWTDTEADTVNRDGILLPSRGAASAQEEFLTPAETQGEEAAVDVSNTRSAVCMLCKCKPSCYTCPRCNLHYCGLACYQSPDHSVCSEEFYKESVLQELKDMGKTESEGRKKMQEVLLGLRQKAERTDGGMESLLKEAGIVTYDTDEGEGEAAEKVRIVELLSRLAELQQSGEGSETEIEAILRKLEEVGGGEVLPGDVDQDAGCAKGELDLADRLSGLDIDKLSEEELWELLNSKEKEMFMGLMKGGALGGLVPLWKPWWEEHDEGGRALVEVLEEEVSKLERENSTTVDERDVDNIAETAQEVVQSRGKSAMKLRKIKGNRKETSKGKENSSVPSVPPISAKIQKLSSLCANPSPLVCYGLVNALFGYTFTLCLYNGDTDSLMFEFCDMILALSEALNSSRVFNSVQEALDCGESLILGGGYLDKEDHLAPARAVEAVAHIMTGRDRKNATGYCLAALSQLRSLLSRARTALSKEGEDGTRRQKYFLASKKCEFFQAWVLDNAQQIRRLAIDLWNEHTKRESVRSSMEKAKTVVEENLKKGKTKGNSKLIEELN from the coding sequence ATGAATCCATTTATTAGACGGAGACTTCCTCCGTCTGTGAGGAGCCTTCTGACGGATATCGGCCCGAAGACGGAGTGGACTGACACAGAGGCCGACACAGTGAACAGAGATGGGATTTTGCTCCCGTCCAGAGGAGCTGCTTCTGCACAAGAGGAGTTTCTCACGCCAGCCGAGACACAAGGGGAAGAGGCTGCAGTGGATGTTAGTAACACCAGGAGTGCAGTCTGCATGCTGTGTAAATGTAAGCCCTCTTGTTACACCTGCCCTCGATGTAACCTGCATTACTGTGGCTTGGCTTGCTACCAGAGCCCCGATCACTCTGTGTGCTCTGAGGAGTTTTACAAGGAGTCTGTTCTACAGGAGCTGAAGGATATGGGGAAAACAGAAAGTGAGGGGAGAAAGAAAATGCAGGAGGTTCTTTTGGGACTCAGACAAAAGGCGGAAAGGACAGATGGGGGCATGGAAAGCTTGTTAAAAGAAGCGGGTATTGTGACCTATGACACAGACGAAGGGGAAGGAGAGGCAGCAGAGAAAGTGCGGATTGTGGAGCTCCTGTCCAGGTTAGCAGAGCTTCAACAGTCTGGAGAAGGGAGTGAAACAGAGATTGAGGCTATTTTGAGGAAACTCGAAGAAGTTGGAGGAGGGGAGGTGCTGCCTGGAGATGTGGATCAGGATGCGGGATGTGCAAAAGGAGAGCTGGACTTGGCTGATCGGCTCTCAGGGCTGGATATTGACAAACTTTCTGAAGAGGAGCTGTGGGAACTTCTTAACAgtaaagagaaagagatgttTATGGGTCTGATGAAGGGTGGAGCTCTTGGCGGGCTGGTTCCCTTGTGGAAGCCGTGGTGGGAGGAGCATGACGAGGGAGGTAGAGCGCTGGTGGAGGTGCTTGAGGAGGAAGTGAGCAAACTGGAGAGAGAAAATTCAACAACTGTGGATGAACGGGACGTTGATAACATAGCCGAGACAGCACAAGAAGTGGTTCAGAGTCGGGGCAAATCAGCTATGAAGCTGAGAAAGATTAAAGGAAACAGAAAGGAAACAAGCAAAGGCAAGGAGAATTCATCCGTTCCCAGTGTCCCTCCAATATCTGCCAAAATTCAAAAGTTGAGTTCCTTGTGTGCGAATCCATCTCCCCTGGTGTGCTATGGTTTGGTCAATGCACTTTTTGGCTACACCTTCACCCTGTGCCTGTATAATGGTGACACTGATTCACTGATGTTTGAGTTCTGTGACATGATTCTTGCTCTGTCTGAGGCACTAAACTCAAGCAGGGTGTTCAACTCTGTCCAAGAGGCCTTAGACTGTGGAGAAAGTCTCATTTTGGGTGGAGGTTACCTCGACAAGGAGGACCATCTTGCCCCAGCCAGGGCGGTTGAAGCCGTGGCTCACATCATGACcggcagagacagaaagaatgCCACAGGATACTGCCTGGCCGCCTTGAGTCAGCTTCGTTCATTGCTCTCCCGAGCCAGAACAGCACTGTCAAAAGAAGGCGAGGATGGGACAAGGAGACAGAAGTACTTCCTTGCAAGCAAGAAGTGTGAATTCTTTCAAGCCTGGGTGTTGGACAATGCACAGCAGATTCGTAGACTAGCTATTGACTTGTGGAATGAACACACTAAAAGAGAGAGTGTAAGGAGTAGCATGGAGAAAGCAAAGACTGTGGTTGAGGAGAACTTGAAGAAAGGAAAGACCAAAGGGAATAGTAAGTTAATTGAAGAACTGAACTAA